From the Malus domestica chromosome 17, GDT2T_hap1 genome, one window contains:
- the LOC103427194 gene encoding CSC1-like protein At3g21620 isoform X1: MATLNDIAVAAAINILTAFAFFLAFAILRIQPINDRVYFPKWYLKGLRCSPFGGVSKFVNLDFRSYAKFLNWMPAALQMPEPELVDHAGLDSAVYLRIYLTGLKIFVPIAFLAYAVMVPVNWTNSTLKNSTVVYSNIDELSISNVPLGSHRFWTHLVMAYAFTIWTCYILKTEYEKVATMRLHFLASERRRPDQFTVLVRNVPPDPDETVSQLVEHFFLVNHPDHYLTHQVVYNASKLSELVNEKKKIQNWLDYYQLKFSRNSSKRPSKRTGFLGLWGKRVDAIDFYTSEIERLSKEISLERDKITSSPKSIMPAAFVSFRTRWGAAVCAQAQQSRNPTIWLTEWAPEPRDVYWDNLAIPYVTLTIRRLVVAVAFFFLTFFFMIPIAFVQSLANIEGIEKAVPFLKPIIEVKFIKSFIQGFLPGIALKIFLIFLPSILMVMSKFEGFGSISALERRSASRYYIFQFVNVFLGSIITGTAFQQLDEFIHQSANEIPKTIGVSIPMKATFFITYIMVDGWAGIAGEILRLKPLIIYHLKNFFLVKTEKDREEAMDPGTLGFNTGEPQIQLYFLLGLVYAVVSPILLPFIIVFFALAYVVYRHQIINVYNQEYESAAAFWPDVHGRIITALIVSQLLLMGLLSTKEAAQSTPLLITLPVLTIWFHRFCKGRYEPAFIRHPLQEAMMKDTLERTREPNLNMKGFLQNAYIHPVFKGEDDSENEAPAQEFEKEPAVVLTKRSSRRNTPMPSKYSGSSSSASIPEDDTLKMIP, encoded by the exons ATGGCGACACTGAATGATATCGCAGTTGCAGCAGCTATCAATATTCTCACtgcatttgctttctttttggCGTTTGCCATACTTCGGATTCAACCCATCAATGATAGGGTCTACTTTCCAAAATGGTATCTTAAAGGGTTAAGGTGTAGTCCGTTTGGCGGAGTAAGCAAGTTTGTGAATCTGGACTTCAGGTCATATGCGAAATTCTTGAATTGGATGCCTGCTGCATTACAAATGCCAGAACCTGAGCTAGTTGACCATGCAGGGTTGGACTCTGCGGTTTACTTGAGGATCTACTTGACAGG GCTAAAAATTTTTGTTCCCATCGCATTCCTAGCCTATGCAGTCATGGTTCCAGTCAATTGGACTAATAGCACCCTAAAGAATTCAACTGTAGTATACAGCAACATAGATGAGCTCTCTATCTCAAATGTTCCTCTTGGATCACATAG ATTTTGGACTCATTTAGTAATGGCCTATGCTTTTACAATTTGGACATGCTACATATTGAAAACAGAGTACGAGAAGGTTGCAACAATGAGGTTGCATTTTCTTGCATCAGAACGGCGGCGCCCTGATCAGTTCACA GTACTGGTTAGAAATGTGCCACCAGATCCTGATGAAACAGTTAGTCAGCTCGTGGAACATTTTTTTCTGGTCAACCATCCAGACCACTATCTCACTCATCAG GTTGTTTACAATGCAAGTAAACTTTCTGAATTAGtcaatgagaagaagaaaattcagAATTGGCTTGACTACTATCAACTTAAATTTTCTAGAAATTCATCTAAAAGGCCATCTAAGAGG ACTGGATTTCTTGGTCTTTGGGGTAAACGGGTGGATGCAATTGATTTTTATACATCTGAGATTGAGAGGCTATCAAAAGAA ATATCCTTGGAGAGAGATAAGATTACAAGTAGCCCTAAATCTATCATGCCAGCAGCTTTTGTTTCCTTCAGAACTCGATGGGGTGCCGCTGTTTGTGCACAAGCTCAACAATCCAGAAACCCAACTATATGGTTGACTGAGTGGGCTCCAGAACCCCGTGATGTTTATTGGGATAACTTGGCTATCCCATATGTTACATTGACAATTAGGAGGCTTGTAGTTGCCGttgctttcttcttcctcaccttCTTTTTTATGATCCCCATTGCATTTGTACAGTCCCTTGCAAACATTGAGGGTATTGAGAAAGCAGTCCCCTTCCTAAAGCCCATTATTGAAGT GAAATTCATAAAATCATTTATCCAAGGTTTCCTGCCTGGAAttgctttgaagatttttcTTATATTCCTTCCCTCTATATTGATGGTAATGTCCAAATTTGAAGGTTTCGGTAGCATATCAGCTCTAGAGAGGAGATCGGCTAGTAGATATTATATTTTCCAATTTGTCAATGTATTTCTTGGGAGCATAATCACTGGAACTGCATTTCAACAACTAGATGAATTCATCCACCAATCTGCCAATGA GATCCCGAAGACAATTGGTGTTTCAATTCCAATGAAGGCAACCTTCTTTATCACTTATATAATGGTTGATGGGTGGGCCGGAATTGCTGGTGAGATTCTAAGGTTGAAACCCTTGATTATATATCACCTGAAAAATTTCTTCTTGGTGAAGACTGAAAAGGATAGGGAAGAAGCCATGGATCCCGGAACCCTTGGTTTCAACACCGGTGAACCTCAAATACAACTATATTTCTTACTTGGCCTTGTTTATGCTGTGGTGTCACCAATCCTACTTCCGTTCATAATAGTATTCTTTGCCCTGGCATATGTTGTTTATCGTCATCAG ATTATAAACGTCTATAATCAAGAGTATGAAAGTGCTGCGGCATTCTGGCCTGATGTCCACGGGCGCATCATAACGGCACTAATTGTCTCACAACTGCTGCTGATGGGATTGTTAAGCACAAAAGAAGCTGCTCAGTCAACTCCACTGCTCATCACACTCCCAGTGTTGACCATATGGTTCCATAGATTCTGCAAAGGCCGTTATGAACCTGCTTTCATCAGACATCCCTTGCAG GAAGCAATGATGAAAGATACATTAGAACGCACAAGAGAGCcgaatctgaacatgaaaggcTTCCTTCAAAATGCATACATCCACCCAGTTTTCAAGGGTGAAGATGACAGCGAGAACGAAGCACCTGCCCAGGAATTTGAGAAGGAGCCCGCAGTTGTCCTAACAAAACGCAGTTCTCGAAGGAATACACCAATGCCCAGCAAATATAGCGGTTCTTCTTCATCAGCATCCATACCCGAGGACGATACTCTGAAGATGATCCCTTAA
- the LOC103427194 gene encoding calcium permeable stress-gated cation channel 1-like isoform X2 — protein sequence MVPVNWTNSTLKNSTVVYSNIDELSISNVPLGSHRFWTHLVMAYAFTIWTCYILKTEYEKVATMRLHFLASERRRPDQFTVLVRNVPPDPDETVSQLVEHFFLVNHPDHYLTHQVVYNASKLSELVNEKKKIQNWLDYYQLKFSRNSSKRPSKRTGFLGLWGKRVDAIDFYTSEIERLSKEISLERDKITSSPKSIMPAAFVSFRTRWGAAVCAQAQQSRNPTIWLTEWAPEPRDVYWDNLAIPYVTLTIRRLVVAVAFFFLTFFFMIPIAFVQSLANIEGIEKAVPFLKPIIEVKFIKSFIQGFLPGIALKIFLIFLPSILMVMSKFEGFGSISALERRSASRYYIFQFVNVFLGSIITGTAFQQLDEFIHQSANEIPKTIGVSIPMKATFFITYIMVDGWAGIAGEILRLKPLIIYHLKNFFLVKTEKDREEAMDPGTLGFNTGEPQIQLYFLLGLVYAVVSPILLPFIIVFFALAYVVYRHQIINVYNQEYESAAAFWPDVHGRIITALIVSQLLLMGLLSTKEAAQSTPLLITLPVLTIWFHRFCKGRYEPAFIRHPLQEAMMKDTLERTREPNLNMKGFLQNAYIHPVFKGEDDSENEAPAQEFEKEPAVVLTKRSSRRNTPMPSKYSGSSSSASIPEDDTLKMIP from the exons ATGGTTCCAGTCAATTGGACTAATAGCACCCTAAAGAATTCAACTGTAGTATACAGCAACATAGATGAGCTCTCTATCTCAAATGTTCCTCTTGGATCACATAG ATTTTGGACTCATTTAGTAATGGCCTATGCTTTTACAATTTGGACATGCTACATATTGAAAACAGAGTACGAGAAGGTTGCAACAATGAGGTTGCATTTTCTTGCATCAGAACGGCGGCGCCCTGATCAGTTCACA GTACTGGTTAGAAATGTGCCACCAGATCCTGATGAAACAGTTAGTCAGCTCGTGGAACATTTTTTTCTGGTCAACCATCCAGACCACTATCTCACTCATCAG GTTGTTTACAATGCAAGTAAACTTTCTGAATTAGtcaatgagaagaagaaaattcagAATTGGCTTGACTACTATCAACTTAAATTTTCTAGAAATTCATCTAAAAGGCCATCTAAGAGG ACTGGATTTCTTGGTCTTTGGGGTAAACGGGTGGATGCAATTGATTTTTATACATCTGAGATTGAGAGGCTATCAAAAGAA ATATCCTTGGAGAGAGATAAGATTACAAGTAGCCCTAAATCTATCATGCCAGCAGCTTTTGTTTCCTTCAGAACTCGATGGGGTGCCGCTGTTTGTGCACAAGCTCAACAATCCAGAAACCCAACTATATGGTTGACTGAGTGGGCTCCAGAACCCCGTGATGTTTATTGGGATAACTTGGCTATCCCATATGTTACATTGACAATTAGGAGGCTTGTAGTTGCCGttgctttcttcttcctcaccttCTTTTTTATGATCCCCATTGCATTTGTACAGTCCCTTGCAAACATTGAGGGTATTGAGAAAGCAGTCCCCTTCCTAAAGCCCATTATTGAAGT GAAATTCATAAAATCATTTATCCAAGGTTTCCTGCCTGGAAttgctttgaagatttttcTTATATTCCTTCCCTCTATATTGATGGTAATGTCCAAATTTGAAGGTTTCGGTAGCATATCAGCTCTAGAGAGGAGATCGGCTAGTAGATATTATATTTTCCAATTTGTCAATGTATTTCTTGGGAGCATAATCACTGGAACTGCATTTCAACAACTAGATGAATTCATCCACCAATCTGCCAATGA GATCCCGAAGACAATTGGTGTTTCAATTCCAATGAAGGCAACCTTCTTTATCACTTATATAATGGTTGATGGGTGGGCCGGAATTGCTGGTGAGATTCTAAGGTTGAAACCCTTGATTATATATCACCTGAAAAATTTCTTCTTGGTGAAGACTGAAAAGGATAGGGAAGAAGCCATGGATCCCGGAACCCTTGGTTTCAACACCGGTGAACCTCAAATACAACTATATTTCTTACTTGGCCTTGTTTATGCTGTGGTGTCACCAATCCTACTTCCGTTCATAATAGTATTCTTTGCCCTGGCATATGTTGTTTATCGTCATCAG ATTATAAACGTCTATAATCAAGAGTATGAAAGTGCTGCGGCATTCTGGCCTGATGTCCACGGGCGCATCATAACGGCACTAATTGTCTCACAACTGCTGCTGATGGGATTGTTAAGCACAAAAGAAGCTGCTCAGTCAACTCCACTGCTCATCACACTCCCAGTGTTGACCATATGGTTCCATAGATTCTGCAAAGGCCGTTATGAACCTGCTTTCATCAGACATCCCTTGCAG GAAGCAATGATGAAAGATACATTAGAACGCACAAGAGAGCcgaatctgaacatgaaaggcTTCCTTCAAAATGCATACATCCACCCAGTTTTCAAGGGTGAAGATGACAGCGAGAACGAAGCACCTGCCCAGGAATTTGAGAAGGAGCCCGCAGTTGTCCTAACAAAACGCAGTTCTCGAAGGAATACACCAATGCCCAGCAAATATAGCGGTTCTTCTTCATCAGCATCCATACCCGAGGACGATACTCTGAAGATGATCCCTTAA
- the LOC103427167 gene encoding uncharacterized protein translates to MDFELRRAREKLDKEQKERKQRARQKLERERKAKEEAKKQREAIDAERSRRLFDAAQAQLKVDQQMQESLLVGRGIMFYRVLEAVRCQGSGDKIKLPASCFSELQDQNAFDQGPLYFKLSTVHQEGSSEMIDADKGKGRSTHSGVLEFTADEGFVGLPPHVWQNLFPVDTPNIPLIEVRYVWLPKGTYAKLQPLRVGFSDLPNHKAILETSLRQHATLSEDDIFTVNYGELVYKLQVLELKPSSSVSVLETDIEVDIVGADTDSEKTHENVLKPLTFGTSESGTVDEGHYSYYKFSIDNDTWEKIASGDAKIEVKIEAEPNSGDTDIYISKHPLIFPTRHQHEWSSHDIGSKVLILSSKDKSLEAGTYSVGVYGFKGTTKYQVSVNVQGDSNWTVGQQAALSSSPMEMDTVECKNCKRYIPSRTIGLHEAYCSRHNVVCQHAGCGVVLRVEEAKNHVHCPKCEQAFHHGEMEKHMKVFHEPLHCPCGIVLEKEEMVQHQASVCPLRLIACRFCGDMVQAGSSAIDVRDRMRGLSEHESACGSRTAPCDSCGRSVMLKEMDIHRVAVHQKN, encoded by the exons atggattTCGAGCTGAGAAGAGCGAGAGAGAAGCTGGACAAGGAGCAGAAGGAGAGGAAGCAGAGGGCGAGGCAGAAATTGGAAAGGGAGAGGAAGGCGAAAGAAGAAGCTAAGAAGCAGAGAGAAGCCATTGACGCCGAGCGATCCAGACGCCTCTTCGATGCCGCCCAAGCCCAACTCAAG GTTGATCAACAAATGCAAGAAAGTTTACTTGTCGGACGGGGAATCATGTTTTACCGTGTATTAGAAGCTGTACGTTGCCAGGGTAGTGGAGATAAGATCAAGTTGCCAGCTTCCTGCTTCAGCGAATTGCAAGATCAAAACGCGTTTGATCAGGGACCCTTGTACTTTAAATTGTCAACAGTTCATCAAGAGGGTTCTTCAGAAATGATTGATGCTGATAAGGGGAAGGGCAGGAGCACCCATTCGGGTGTTTTGGAGTTCACTGCAGACGAAGGTTTTGTTGGGCTACCTCCTCATGTATGGCAGAACTTATTTCCGGTAGATACACCAAATATTCCTTTGATAGAAGTTCGCTATGTATGGCTTCCTAAAGGGACTTACGCAAAACTTCAACCTCTTAGGGTAGGTTTTTCAGACTTGCCCAATCACAAGGCCATCCTCGAAACAAGCCTTCGTCAGCATGCCACCCTTTCTGAAGATGATATATTTACAGTCAACTACGGGGAGCTGGTCTATAAGTTACAGGTCCTTGAGTTAAAACCCTCTTCAAGTGTATCTGTTCTAGAAACAGATATTGAAGTTGACATAGTTGGTGCTGATACTGATTCGGAAAAGACTCATGAGAATGTCCTTAAACCACTTACATTTGGAACATCAGAATCTGGAACGGTTGATGAAGGGCACTATTCGTATTACAAGTTCTCCATAGATAATGATACTTGGGAGAAAATTGCTTCGGGAGACGCCAAAATTGAGGTGAAAATAGAAGCAGAGCCAAATTCTGGGGATACTGATATTTACATCTCCAAGCATCCTCTCATATTCCCAACAAGGCACCAGCATGAATGGTCTTCCCATGACATTGGTTCGAAGGTATTGATCCTTAGCTCAAAAGACAAGAGCTTGGAAGCAGGAACTTACAGTGTTGGTGTGTATGGATTTAAGGGAACAACCAAGTACCAAGTATCTGTGAATGTTCAAGGTGACAGTAATTGGACAGTAGGTCAGCAGGCCGCCTTGTCCTCATCACCAATGGAAATGGATACTGTGGAGTGTAAGAATTGTAAACGTTATATACCCAGTCGGACTATAGGACTTCATGAAGCCTATTGTAGCAGACATAATGTTGTTTGTCAGCATGCTGGTTGCGGAGTTGTTCTCAGGGTTGAGGAGGCCAAGAATCATGTTCATTGTCCAAAATGTGAGCAAGCTTTTCATCATGGGGAAATGGAAAAGCACATGAAAGTGTTCCATGAGCCACTTCACTGCCCCTGCGGAATTGTGCTCGAGAAGGAAGAGATG GTGCAACACCAAGCCTCAGTTTGCCCCCTTCGCCTTATTGCGTGCCGATTCTGTGGGGACATGGTTCAAGCTGGAAGCTCCGCTATAGATGTTCGGGACAGAATGAGAGGACTGTCTGAGCACGAGAGTGCGTGCGGGTCGAGAACTGCCCCGTGCGACTCGTGCGGGCGTTCTGTCATGTTGAAGGAGATGGACATCCATCGGGTTGCCGTGCATCAAAAGAACTAA
- the LOC103422384 gene encoding dirigent protein 22-like gives MALSSFSRPSKLMSVLSTLLLAMLMSLAKAQSPRETTIVFYLQDLASGPNATVVPITGIQGKPQSFTSFGTIFAIDDPITETPDKRSTQVGRAQGILVASSLSGSNVHVSMSLAFTNRYDGSSLELQGTSRQFERVKEVSVVSGTASFRYARGYATLETVFYDNKTSYSVVRCAIRLLLNST, from the coding sequence ATGGCATTAAGTTCCTTTTCAAGACCCTCCAAACTCATGTCAGTTTTGTCAACATTGCTTCTAGCCATGCTCATGTCTCTTGCCAAAGCTCAAAGTCCTAGAGAAACCACCATAGTGTTTTACTTGCAAGACTTGGCGTCAGGACCGAATGCCACTGTTGTCCCTATCACAGGCATCCAAGGCAAGCCTCAGTCTTTCACCTCATTCGGCACCATTTTCGCCATTGACGATCCCATCACCGAAACTCCCGATAAGAGATCGACCCAAGTAGGTCGAGCTCAAGGCATTCTAGTTGCTTCGTCCTTGTCTGGCTCCAATGTGCATGTGTCAATGTCACTTGCATTCACCAATAGGTACGATGGCAGCAGCCTTGAGCTACAAGGCACCAGCCGCCAGTTTGAGAGGGTTAAAGAGGTCTCAGTGGTTTCAGGCACTGCATCATTCAGATATGCAAGGGGTTATGCTACCCTTGAGACAGTTTTTTATGATAATAAGACCTCCTACTCAGTCGTCCGGTGCGCTATTAGGTTGCTTCTCAATAGTACTTAA
- the LOC103407291 gene encoding ribonuclease 3-like protein 3: MEAVQATEEEIITTLRLDDVKPTLPSVDKSTSLTDHEHHLNLEEVEKIIGYKFENKVLLQEAFTHSSFVAAEWSGLSYERLEYVGDAVLNLMFSREQYLLYPDLAPGPLTRLRAANVDTEKLARVAIKHGLYRYLRHRKPLLEEQIREFMRAMSDYPLHSNGLIDAPKNLADIVESTIGAVFMDCKSIDVVWKVFKNLLKPIIDPKTIKMHPVSQLHEVCQKNNLKLRFVDLWEEKHTVEVFINDQIVGRGTYSLKKEVAQNRAAKDAFDNMWNVIGQEKDKVQDHQVDNGRLED, encoded by the exons ATGGAAGCAGTCCAAGCTACAGAAGAAGAAATAATCACAACCCTACGTCTGGACGATGTCAAACCAACCTTGCCATCTGTTGATAAGTCAACGTCGTTGACTGATCATGAGCATCATCTAAATCTTGAAGAAGTGGAGAAGATTATAGGGTACAAATTCGAGAACAAGGTTTTGCTGCAGGAGGCTTTCACACATTCTTCCTTCGTCGCCGCCGAGTGGTCTGGCTTGTCCTACGAGCGTCTGGAGTATGTCGGGGACGCGGTGCTAAATTTGATGTTCAGCAGAGAACAGTACCTTTTGTACCCCGACTTGGCACCTGGGCCGTTGACACGGCTCCGGGCAGCCAATGTGGATACGGAGAAGCTTGCGCGTGTGGCGATCAAGCATGGGTTGTACCGGTACCTGCGGCATAGGAAACCCTTGCTTGAAGAACAA ATTCGAGAATTTATGCGAGCAATGTCTGACTATCCACTGCATTCCAATGGTCTCATTGATGCTCCAAAGAACCTTGCGGACATTGTTGAGTCCACAATCGGTGCAGTTTTCATGGACTGCAAGTCAATTGACGTTGTGTGGAAG GTGTTCAAGAATTTGTTGAAGCCTATAATAGATCCGAAGACGATAAAGATGCATCCGGTGTCACAACTTCATGAAGTGTGTCAAAAAAACAATCTGAAACTTCGATTTGTCGATCTGTGGGAGGAGAAACACACGGTTGAGGTTTTTATAAACGATCAAATTGTTGGAAGAGGCACTTACAGTCTTAAGAAGGAAGTTGCACAAAATAGAGCAGCAAAAGATGCATTTGACAACATGTGGAATGTAATAGGTCAGGAGAAAGACAAAGTTCAAGACCATCAAGTAGACAATGGTCGATTGgaggattaa